The window CTCCGAAGCGTGGGTTTCCATGCCGACCCGGGCTTGCCCTCGGTCAAGATGGTCTTGCAGCATGCTGTTCTGGATGAGTACATTCCATTCATCATCCTGCTGTTCTGCCTGTATACGATCAGTGGCGGCATCCAGCTCCGCGGCGACCTGCGGGCCAGACCGGCAACCAATGCAGCCTTTCTGGGGTTGGGCGCGGTCCTCGCGAGCTTCATCGGAACCACGGGTGCATCGATGTTGCTCATCCGGCCCCTGTTGCAGATCAATCAGGAGCGTAAGCACGTCCGCCACACGGTGATCTTCTTCATCTTCCTGGTCAGCAACATTGGCGGCAGTCTGCTTCCGACGGGCGATCCGCCTCTGTTCCTCGGTTACCTGTTTGGTGTGCCCTTCCTTTGGACACTGAACCTCTGGAAAGCCTGGCTCTTCGCCGTCTGCGTATTGCTGGTCGTATATTGGATCTGGGATACGCTGGCGTATCGCCGCGAGACCGTTGAAGATCGCATGCTGGATGCCACGCAGATCGAACCGTTGCGAATCCGTGGTTCGCTGAATTTCCTGTGGCTTCTTTGCGTTGTGCTGGCGGTGGCCGTCATGGTCCCCGGCAAGGAATTGCCGGGCACAAGTTTCGCCGTGCCCGATTTTCTCCGCGAAGCGGTGATGCTTGCGTTCGTGGGCCTGGCTTGGATGACGACGTCGCCGCAGATCCGCAAGGAAAACAACTTCGATTTCTGCGCCATCACCGAGGTGGCCGTGCTGTTCATCGGCATTTTCATCACGATGCAGGTTCCAATCGAAATCCTCAACGCCAAGGGGCCCGAGCTCGGCCTGACCAAGCCGTGGCAGTTCTTCTGGGCGACGGGCACTCTGTCCAGCTTCCTCGACAATGCGCCGACCTATGTGGTCTACTTCAAGACCGCTGGAACCCTGGCGCCCGAAGGGATGGCCATGATGGGCGATGTCGATACGTTCCTCAAGACCATCCCGATTCCGCTGCTGGTCGGCATCTCGCTCGGCGCCGTCTTCATGGGCGCCAACACCTACATCGGCAACGGCCCGAACTTCATGGTCAAGAGCATTGCCGAGCAGTCGGGCATCAAAA of the Phycisphaerae bacterium genome contains:
- a CDS encoding sodium:proton antiporter; the protein is MHLRLLGKRPVVVWWVLTLLATCASTLSVKAQDSVSPAIASQPAADVASPATDEVDNPVLSPATVTPRADVASETHGVSPLPAIPLPFSETGEAAASPAAAQPDPAPSSNSSLASPEATDEPAKTETPAVPTSTPEPPPTPDHEEKHESVAGPHDKHETDTPHETMGKHEAAAHGAHGEGAAGAHYSPPLWAVAPFVILLLCIAILPLIHRVEHWWHHNKNKFIIAAALAIVTLLYYLLRSVGFHADPGLPSVKMVLQHAVLDEYIPFIILLFCLYTISGGIQLRGDLRARPATNAAFLGLGAVLASFIGTTGASMLLIRPLLQINQERKHVRHTVIFFIFLVSNIGGSLLPTGDPPLFLGYLFGVPFLWTLNLWKAWLFAVCVLLVVYWIWDTLAYRRETVEDRMLDATQIEPLRIRGSLNFLWLLCVVLAVAVMVPGKELPGTSFAVPDFLREAVMLAFVGLAWMTTSPQIRKENNFDFCAITEVAVLFIGIFITMQVPIEILNAKGPELGLTKPWQFFWATGTLSSFLDNAPTYVVYFKTAGTLAPEGMAMMGDVDTFLKTIPIPLLVGISLGAVFMGANTYIGNGPNFMVKSIAEQSGIKMPSFFGYMLYSIVILIPLFLLITVIFLM